The DNA sequence tttaaatcatattattacttttatatattcttattctgatttttattttcttaattattacTGTTTTATCCTGCAATGTatctaaatcaaatcaaaatcaaatcaaagtttatttatagagcacctttttaaaacagcaggtgttcaccaaagtgctgtacatacaataaaaagtaaacagtagaactaaaaagcacaaaaagaaataaaatattataaataaaaacacaataaaatatgcaataaatacaataatgatttataacacaCACTTAAAAGAACTCCTAACAGGTAACTCTCATACTGTGTTATATGCTGTActatacaaatatgtttttaaatgtaatttaaaaacagcaagtgaAGATGCCTGCCTAATGTACAAAGGTAAATTATTTTAGAGTTTCGGGGCCGCTACTGCAAAGGCACGGTCACCTCTGCTCTTTAATCTTGCATTGGGGGAGACTAAAAGCAGTTGCCCAGCAGACCTAAGTGCTCTGGATGGAGCATATGGCTGTAATAGATCTGAGAGGTATTTAGGAGCAgtgttatttaatgatttaaagactAAAAGTAAAATCTTGGAATCAATTCTAAAATGAACTGGCAACCAGTGAAGGGAAGCTAATATAGGTGTAATGTGGTCTCGTTTGCGTGTCCCTGTCAATAAACGTGCAGCCGCGTTTTGTACCCTCTGCAAACGTGTTAGAGATGCCTCACCAATGCCTACATAGAgactattacaatagtccaggcGGGATGATATAAAAGCATAGATGACCCTCTCAAAATCAGTAAAAGATACAAATGACTTGACTTTAGATAATTGCCTTAACTGATAAAAACACGATTTAACGAAATTAATCTGTTTATCTAGTTTAAAGTCACCGTCCATTAAAACACCTAGGTTTTTTACAACGGGCTTCACATATGGCTTTAAGTCACCAAGATCTACATCAGGGGTATTGATGGTACCACCAGGTCGAaacaaaattatttcagttttatcttcaTTGAACTTTAAGAAATTGGAGGCCATCCAGGCTTTAATATCCTCAAGACATCTCAACAAAGGTGCTATAGAGTTTGCATTGTTTCGTTTTTAAGGCAGACAGAGTTGCGAGTCATCTGCATGACAGTGAAATGAGATGCCATGTTTCCTAAATATGGACCCTAAAGGTAATATATATAAGGAAAATAAAATGGGTCCAAGAATGGAACCCTGAGGGACTCCACATACAAGAGATGCAGTAGAAGACACAAATTCCCCAAGACGTATCGAGAAAGTTCTTTCACCCAAATAAGATCTAAACCATTGTAACGCGGCACCATTTATACCAAcacaaaaatatagtttataaatcagttcctgtatttttttattatttttgcttatttaatattcttttatttgctttactacactttatttttctttcttcaccCTCTtctttgtttatgtatgtatgtacagtgggTATTGAAAATAAtctctacatttacattttgttgctatgcagcctgaaatgaagatggacagtttttgatttgtttattcattgcaacttataacatccaagtgtaAGATATAAAtccaacatttcagaaaaaaacaatcacACAGTTTGAAAAGGGATCATCGCGTTGGGTATTGTTTTCGTCTCTTTAATTACATCTACTTTAATATTTGTCCActcactcttctttgcagaattgcTCGAGTTCAGTTAAATTTCATGATGACCATGGGATTTCACTTCTCCAAACACTCTGTGAGCAGTTTTGCTGCGAGCTTTGTGTCATTGTCATATTAGAAGGTAAACCTTGTTCCcgttgacaactttctggcagaagGCAgtagattttcctcaagaatttgacattattttcccccATGCATTTGTCTTCCATCCGGACAATTGCTCCAGTccttgctgcagagaaacaccccataAAAGGATATTACCACCTCAGCTGTCACATACTTAACTGTGAAAGTTTTCACAGATCAGAAAAGTGATGTTAGTGACCCTGGGAAGGGTAAGCTGACCAAAGTTCAACTGTGAAAGTTTTCACAGATCAGAAAAGTAATGTTTGTGACCCTGGGAAGGATCAGCTGACCCGAAAGTGAACTGTGAAAGTTTTTACAGATTAGAATAGGGATGTTACTGACTCAGGGAAACCCTTATCTTACCACAACTGCACTGTTAATGTTTTTCACGAATTGAAATAGGGATGTAAACAAATAAGATGATGGTTAACTGACCAAATGTTTAAGATCAGAATAGTTAAGGATCAAGAAGGGTAAACTGACAAAAGCTAAACTGTGAAACTTTGGCAAATCAGAATATTGAAGCCAAATACAAAAGCAAAGGCACAACAACCAAAACTTTATTGTCAAACAAAGTGcacacgtatatatataaaaatgcatatatacagtacagaccaaaagtttggaaacattactatttttaatgtttttgaaagaagtttcttctgctcatcaagcctgcatttatttgatcaaaaatacagaaaaaataataatattgtgatatagctattattacaatttaaaatgattgtttttaaatttattatactttaaattatcatttatttctgttaagcaaagctgaatttttaggatcatcatcacatgatcctttagagatcattgtaatatgatgattcattatcaaagctggaaacagttctgctgcttaatattttttcagaacgtgtgatactttttttgcatacttcgctttggacaaaagcgtctgctaaatgaataaatgtaaatgtactttcatgaataaaaagtaaaaaaaaaaaagttgtttttaaatataaatattttgtaataacaatatacactactggtcagtaatttggggtcagtcatttttttttccttcttctttttaaataaaatcaatacttttattcagcaaggatgtgttaaattgataaaaagtgatagaaacattttattcatcaaatatattagacagcagaactgtttccaacactcataataaatcagaatattagaatgatttctaaatgatcatgtgatcgactggatgttacatgtgacactgaaggctggagtaatgatgctgaaaattcagctttgcatcaaaggaataaattatttttttaaagtatattcaaatagaaaactattattttaagttgtaataatatttcacaatattacagttttttctgtattttggatcaaataaatgcaggcttgatgagccgaagaaacttatttcaaaaacattaaaaataataatgtttccaaacttttggtctgtactgtactgtgtgtgtgtgtatatatatatatatatatatatatatatatatatatatatatatatatatataaaatgtactatatagtatacatatatactgtatatgtaagtTCATTTACCTAATAAATTGGAAACCATTATTCATTGGAACAGCAACCATAGAACAATATTAGACAAATAACGGGGGGTAGAGCAAAGAGAAACATGGCAACGTGATAAAATGCTATTGTGAAAATTTTCACAAATCGAGCTCAATTTAAAACATTGTTCTTTTATTCCAGCAGTCTGCGTGTTTACGTTAAACATGAAGAACGCCTTTTTTTCACATTCCTTACTGGCTGACTTACCAAGGGGTTTACATACAAGAGCTTTGCTgtgaaaaaaatcacagatcaaGCTGGTGAAGATGACACCGGTTTCACTCCTCTAAGTGTCCAACTTTCTGAGCTATAGGCATTATAAAAATTAGAGCcactacgaaaaaaaaaaaacagattttggcCCAAAATACAGCGTCACCAGAATTCAGAAATCATAGATATTTGGTATTGTTTACATGTCTACGACAGCGCACTGCGTATTTATAGCCAAAAGAAATCTGAATATCAAACGGCAAACTATCTTCATTGCGGTTTCGAACCGAACTTTCGAATGCCACAGATATTAAAACTTTACGTTTATTGAAAAGCGTTACTGTTAAcgaataatacataaatgttgttcCTTCATTATCTCTTTCATTTCAGGCTATTTATGTGAAATCCAAAGTATTTTTAAATCAGACCGTTAGATTTAGACAGACATATGTGTATTTAGTTTTTGTAAAAGAATCATGTAACAAAAATCAGCTTtgtctaaatgtaaaattttgcAGTAGGCCTATGTCAGAGGAGCAAGGAAAAGAGTGTCCTTGTGAGATGAGTCTCTCAgagaaacagaggtaagactgcGTTTTATACACAAtgtcacatttaataaaagactAATGTTCTGCTTTTTCCTGTAGATGTTTTGagaagtttttgttcattttctcacCCACTCATGCACAAGTAGGACTACATTCAGTAGGCTATTACGGATACAATAGTTATAatgtttttagtattttagttgATTCTTTCTAATATACATCTGGTCACACGATTCGTGGTAAAGTGGAAATTGAGCAGTTATTAGGATGTGTGAGTTCATGTACAAATTCAGTTTAGAGTCTATAGAAGAATAAAAGCAGGAATGATTTAGGAAGGAAACTTGTCTAGAGTCAAACAGAGGAATGCAGGAAATAGTTGGTGTGCCTTTTTGCCTTGTTCTGTTTGCACAGCAAATGTCTTCAAATGAGACTCAAGTATCTCCTGTAGTAAAGTGTTTtgctctttgtgtcattagtgtgcGATCAGGCTCATATGTGTTCAGCTCTGTGTCTATAAAGAGTGACCAATCAAAAGGTGAACCACCGGCAttcagtgagaaaaaaacatcatctaCCAAAAGgtattttatgtcttttacaTTACATCATTGTGTTACTTAATTTCTCCTCCAAGTTTCATGTGATcgagattaaataaaataataaatcacagaAAAAGACTGGTAAGCTTATACTCTGTAATAAACTCTATAGAGCTTCTTTCCTTTCATCCAGTTACACAGGGAACCACTAGGGTGCGTAAACTTAAATGGAAAGACACCATGCAAGCAAACTTAAATACATAGCATTTAGCTATGAGAAGCACAAGTGTATGACTATACTGACTTTTTGTCATTAGTGAAATATGCAAacactgaaattatttaaaataaattatatatttgtttgtatacCCATTTAATTATTGTGTTCTGAGCTGCTGAACAACAGGTTAAAATACCTGTTATCAAATGCGTAATTTACTATTACTTACCAGcccctttgttttttgttttttgtttataggaaagaaaataatataattagagAACTAGTTtataaaggtatagttcacctaaatttgaaaattgtcatttactcacccttatatcATTCCAAAACCTTAAGAcgttcattcatcttcagaatgCAAATGAAGATATTAATAGTCTGTAATTTTTGTCCATCCACTGACAATcactgaaaaaatatttaagttttaaaaagtaaaaaatatataaatacatcttAAAACTAATACATATGAACTGAACAGTTTAATCCAATAATTCTGAAAAGACACAATTCCTTTATGATTAAcagatattattttattcacaaatcaaattttgcatttttatgtataGGAACCAGCAAGGTTTGTTCTTGTGTGTACGACTGAGCTGCTGTtgaccatatttgatgtgctcaAAGTATGTGCattgatcaatgtttatatgtgaataaaagccaaAATTACATGTATGCACCATATAAAGCACAGCAACAATGTGAACATAAACAGCTAATACTTTCCTTTTCTCTttgttaaaataagttaaataagaGAAAAAGACTTCTCTAATATAaaaattctattttcttttcattttacaaaCTAGCATTCAGTACGAGACATTAGGTTTAGGCATCCAGACTCACAAGAACCATTTCAAAGAAAACCTCCTGTGGATCTTCCAGGTAGGAAAGAAATACGTTTTCAAAAACTAATAAATTTATAGcataataagtaaatattttattgaacaaaGCATCCCATTTTAGTTtgattttatatgtgtgtgtgtgtgtgtgtgtgtttaatgtatgaatatgtaattttgtttgttttgtatcttTTTCTTGCATTGTTATTAGGATCTTGAGAGTAAAGTGATCAAGTTTCTGAAGGATGAGCTAGAAacgtttaagaaaatattacaaaaagagaacACACAatactttgtgaaggactttaatgagaaTAGATGCATTATCAGtgaagcagctcttgatctcacaCTCTACTTTCTTAGAAGtatgaagcaagatgaagctgctgatactcTAGAAGGTAAGAGACTCATGGACATCTGTCATATTGTCACTTATAAATGTAGGAAAATTAGtataaaaatatctgaattttATTCCTGTGTTTAGATGAGCTGttcttcattcatcagctaaaatGCAATCTGAAGAAaaagtatcaatgtgtgtttgaaggaattgcaaagcaaggtgACTCTATACTTCTGAataacatctacacagatctctatatcactcagggttgtagtgaacaggtcaatactgaacatgaggtaAGACAGATTGAGTCCTTTTCAAGGCATAATGAATCACATGAGATACAAGTTGAATGCAAAAATTTATTTGAAGCAACCGAACAAGACAAGGAGATCAGAACTGTAatgacaaaaggagttgctggtATTGGAAAAACCATCTGTGTGCAaaagtttgttctggattgggctgaagaaaaagaaaataaaaacatcagcttcatatttcctcttccattcagagagatgaacttaaaggagAAAGAAACACAAAGCTTGATGGGTCTTCTAAATGagtttttcccagagacaaaaggactgaaccttacaagaaagaataaatttaaaGTTTTGTTCATCCTTGATGGACTGGATGAATGTCGTCTTCCTCTAAACTTTGACAGTAATGAGACATGGCATGATGTATCATCACCAGCTTCTCTAGAAGTTCTCCTaacgaacctcatcaagggaaatctgcttccttctgctctcatctggatcaccaccagaccagcagctgccagtaagattcctcctgactgtattgaccggctgacagagatacgaggattcaatgatgcacaaaaggaaGAATACTTCAAAAAAAGATTAACAGATGAAAATCTGGCCAAAGAAATCATTGGTCACattaaacaatcaaagagtctctttatcatgtgtcacatcccagtcttctgctggatttcagccactgttctccagaatattttagaggagaaaagaaagaaTGATTTGAAAAACAATCAAGCTGATGGTGCCTCCAAAACACTACAGGAatcaaatactgaagacactcccAAGAccctgacacaaatgtacacacactttctTCGCTTTCAAATCCTgcagagcagacgaaagtatgatggaAAATACACTgcagatgtttcctgggataaagacGCCATTctttcactggggaaactggcatttgatcagctggaaagaaacaatgtgatcttctatgacacagacctggaagcctgtggtattggCATCTGTAAAGCATCCGTGTattcaggcatgtgtacccagatctttaaaaAGGAAACAGGTATCAttcttggtaccatgtactgctttGTTCACTtaagcattcaagagtttattgcagccctttatgcacatctgtttctagacatcaACAAGAAAATTGTGTTTGTTCATGAGTCTACAGAACAGGAAAATAAAGATGaaaccatgattgatttgctTAAGACTGCAGTGGACAAAGCACTCGAGAGTGACAATGGACACCTGGACCTTTTCCTTCGCTTCCTTCTTGGTTTGTTACTCCAATCCAATCGACAACTCTTACGAGGTCTGTTGACACAGCAAGGCAACAATGACAAGAgcaaaaaggaaatagttcattacatcaagcagaaattagaaGATAATCCATCTCtagagagatccatcaatctgttctactgtctgaatgaactgaacgaaCAAACTCTGGTGAAAGAGATTCAGATCCACCTTAacaaaggaagtctctcatctgctgacCTTTCtcctgcccagtggtctgctttggcctttgtgttgttgacatcagatgaggagatggatgAGTTcgagcttcagaaattcaagaaatcagatgagtgtctcattagattatcagcaatcatcaaaacatccaaaagagctctgtaagtcATTTAATAAAGTCTTGTTTTTGCACTCATCTGGAAAACATTTCTCTACATTAATCAATGGTTATTCTTAATCATGTTCCATGTgcaatacaactatttgaaaatctggaatctaagttTGCATAAAAATCTAAACCCcctaagttgtccaaatgaattcttagctatgcatattaaaaattaagttttgatgtatttacattaagaaatgtacaaaatatcttaatggaacatgatctgtacttaatatcctaatgaattttggcataaaagaaaaatctatttttttctttggctattgcttaaaatataccccagcgacttaagactggttttgtggtctagagtcacacacacacacaaacacacacacacacacacacacacacacacacacacacacacaaacacacacacacacatatatatatatatatatatatatatatatatatatatatatatatatatatatatatttctttatgtatTATGTAGAAAATTATGTTCTTCAGCAAAACATGCACTTTAGTCAGCAGTGGAAGAAGCATCACATTACAACACTTTGGTCCATAGTTATTTCCACTCCAGCAACGCAGTTCTCTTCAACTCTGCAATAGAGGACATATACTTTTACAAAATCTTAATCCTTAGATTCTGTacttcaagatgcaataaaactaGCACATTCAAATGTATACCTTGTTGTTATTAAAGCTTAACACATATTTTATTCAGACAAAGTTGCTTGTTTTTATCTAACAAGATGGTCACAGaataataaaagaagaaatacagaaaatattagtttttaagaGTAATGCCAGTAATGTTCATGTATAACTATTAGGtgaaaaaaatttatttagtatttgtattattaagtatttttatttactaaatgtATGTATTCAGTCTTTGAATTCTGTGATGTGATTTATTTCCTTTGTAGATTAAATGAATGTAACTTAACAGAAAAAAGCTGTTTAGCACTGGCTGCAGTTCTTGGATCAGATACCAACCTGAAAGAACtcaacatgaacaataataatctgcatgattcaggagtgaagctactCTGCACTGGACTGAAAAATATACAGTGTGAATTGGAGATATTGAGGTAAGTTGTGGGaaaacagatcatttttatttatataagatattatttctaaaatttatatatatgtatgtgttgtaCATTAAATAGACAAAttatgaattttacattttatctctaaaaatatgtttaaaaatatgtgtAGTATTAGGGacagttcacagaaaaatgaaaatgaaaaacatatgTGCGTATGTAATCAGTTAGCTCCAGACTGGATAGCTGCTTTATCACAGAAAATCTAATTGTAGTTCTAACTTAAAGCAACACTTGCCGCATTACcgccgaaattacccggaacatttgtatcaggaacttttttccccatgaacttttttccccccagacctgttgctttctgcgtttccaccacggtgtaaagtaccgggaaggttaggcaaatagactggtgatgtaggtctgTGCGCGTTTCTTAATACTATAGTAcgcaattttggacatgcatcctcggtagttcagactttgtgcattcgactctggagtgtgatgtccgcgatgacgcaaatccggtaaatctgcaaacagcagcgtacttgataacatcagtcagctcgccttgtcTACTGCTATTTTCCTCATTGCACATTTACAATAAcgaaaataggatatcaaataccactgcctactttcgttttcatttaaacataataacagcggcagaaatgtacttagttcagggaaatgtgtgtatatatatatatacagccattacaatgaaacaaaatattatataaatttgccttttttattttaattttaacatatagataaattgaatatagaCCAAAGATAACCAGTTaaatttacccaaaatgaattatattttatgtttaaccactagagAGACAGAGGTGAGAGTGCTCTAGGcagatacatgaggactgagctcccgctgatcgggtggagctcaccgtctccgagatcggcgaaaaacatttctaaataggCGTTGTCTTTTtcaataaaccacagatttgagttttaaacaactacattctcacccgaaatacttttaaaattacatttcatgacacaataacagtaataatttgaaaataatccgaataaatggtggttgaactcaaccaatgctgcgtgaattcaaccaatcaggatgtttagcgaccaagtcccgcccccgaaagttccggaactttgaaaaagtactacctcgccagcagggactttctgaggggcatttatTTTACCCGGAGCTTAATTTAGTTCCTGCGGTGtaaacacacagagtaccaggccaaagtccctagttcctggataaagttcctgtggtggaaacgtaGCTGCTTGATTTAAGGCTATCTATTGCATGAAGTACtaagttatataaataaacgtgactggaCTTTACTGGAGTACCtcatgcaaacatccacatcgctgtaatcagatgtgttttaaactgctgttgttgtttgttgtttaatTCATTATTGAGAGGAAAATGCACAGTATATATTTGGATATTCATCCAAACACTACTCAGCACCCTCAGGTTCAGATCTGCTCCGTTTTCTGCTCTAAACTGAAGCGCTGTATTtttcttctcttgaattgcatcaGGAGACCTGAATTACAGtcttgcgctacagcgccacaTTGGTCAAACCGAGTCATTGCAGTCTCTTACATTATTTATGAGTTCAAACAACTGCTGggcaacaaaaatatttgtacacattttttttttttttgtcgatcAAACCCATTAGACGTTCCTTCATctctgaaacacaaattaagatgttttaatgaaatctgagacttCTTTCCCTTCACTGGACGTCCATGAAACCACaattttgatgcttcaaaaagattgttaaagtaatccatatgaactgAGCATTTCATGTGGGTCTTCTGAAGAGAAATTATCATGTTATATGATCAACAAATTCAATTTAGTCACATATATGGAGCACATCAGATATGGTAAATAGAAGCTCagcttattttaataatgttctaGAATAACTGGTAAGTTGAATGTTACATTTTGTTTCTGTTAAGGCTTTCAAACTGcggtatcactgaagaaggttataaagctctggcttcagctctgagatccaacccttcacacctgatagagctggatctcacaggaaatgatcctggacaatcaggagtgaagcagcttgatgatttactacaggatccaaactgtcaactgaagacactgaggtgagacgaGATGAAGTAATACATAATACGTAATATGCAGGCAAATTATTTctagaaatattatttcattaataccATCTATTACATCAAAGGGACTTTACGATAAACCATTTTACCTTTGATTTGCTCATTAAAATAGGCTGCTATTGTTTGTTGCACCGAGTTTTAGAACTGAACTGAATCTTGCTTTATCTTCtctttctgcaggtttttgggtcctgttGCAGAGGaagcctgtcagtatgtgactggaattgtgggtaaaaacttGTTACTTTTGAGACAGCTGAATCTAAGTGAAAGTGAAATAGGAGACACACGAGTCAATCAGAttgctgctctactgcaggataaacactgtaaactcaacacaCTGACGTGAGTATCTAACATCTTTCATCAGAACTTTTACATTTTAGGGTTGTATTGAATAATTTGCACTGTaaacattaagatgttttttttttgtagctgaaGTGCTAAAACACAATGCCTTAATAACCAGGGAATGAAACATTGTACAACGTTGTACAAACATGCgtacactttgcttattacacacacacaaatgtgaagtacacttttacaatttttataaaaaaaattaaaagatttaaagtgtaaaacattatcatt is a window from the Carassius auratus strain Wakin unplaced genomic scaffold, ASM336829v1 scaf_tig00022424, whole genome shotgun sequence genome containing:
- the LOC113077370 gene encoding protein NLRC3-like, giving the protein MSEEQGKECPCEMSLSEKQSVRSGSYVFSSVSIKSDQSKGEPPAFSEKKTSSTKSIQYETLGLGIQTHKNHFKENLLWIFQDLESKVIKFLKDELETFKKILQKENTQYFVKDFNENRCIISEAALDLTLYFLRSMKQDEAADTLEDELFFIHQLKCNLKKKYQCVFEGIAKQGDSILLNNIYTDLYITQGCSEQVNTEHEVRQIESFSRHNESHEIQVECKNLFEATEQDKEIRTVMTKGVAGIGKTICVQKFVLDWAEEKENKNISFIFPLPFREMNLKEKETQSLMGLLNEFFPETKGLNLTRKNKFKVLFILDGLDECRLPLNFDSNETWHDVSSPASLEVLLTNLIKGNLLPSALIWITTRPAAASKIPPDCIDRLTEIRGFNDAQKEEYFKKRLTDENLAKEIIGHIKQSKSLFIMCHIPVFCWISATVLQNILEEKRKNDLKNNQADGASKTLQESNTEDTPKTLTQMYTHFLRFQILQSRRKYDGKYTADVSWDKDAILSLGKLAFDQLERNNVIFYDTDLEACGIGICKASVYSGMCTQIFKKETGIILGTMYCFVHLSIQEFIAALYAHLFLDINKKIVFVHESTEQENKDETMIDLLKTAVDKALESDNGHLDLFLRFLLGLLLQSNRQLLRGLLTQQGNNDKSKKEIVHYIKQKLEDNPSLERSINLFYCLNELNEQTLVKEIQIHLNKGSLSSADLSPAQWSALAFVLLTSDEEMDEFELQKFKKSDECLIRLSAIIKTSKRAL
- the LOC113077369 gene encoding ribonuclease inhibitor-like — protein: MEHIRYVKQLDDLLQDPNCQLKTLRFLGPVAEEACQYVTGIVGKNLLLLRQLNLSESEIGDTRVNQIAALLQDKHCKLNTLTLRFCYLTDEGCSALTSALKSNPSQLRELDLSGNQLGDCGLKNICDLLMNPQCNLEKL